The stretch of DNA gaggacctgttcaatatcgatggatgtatccatttgagagatttcttaatcatacaaaaaaaaaagattggcaacaaagctcgggtggagggttcaatatgcaacgcttttttgttagaggaaatttcaaatttactttctttttttatttcaagatcacattgacacaaaagcaaaagacttagatgttggtgtaaattccgatgaccagttgaaatctaagttacctgagttattcaatgatgacatgggaactacaaccggaaaatgtatagagaggtacttaactgagaaagagtatgaagaagctcatttttatgtgataaggaactgtggagattttttagatacttatgaaaagtaagttaatacttcatcattactcaattgttttttaattatcaaattagatcgaatttataggtaattaatacataactaaaacatgttttcctacttatagggaatttgaggcacatatcaaaatcaattttcctgatgtcacatcctctgatgatgtttgggcatcacatgagaaaagttttccgaaatggttccgaaatcaagtaagtgatgatacattttctttgaaattgaactatacatttagatttcttattagatattgaaaaaaatataacaacttaattaacatttttttattcataggttcatagattgaaggatcgtctaataatagctttagcattgggtcctagtaacatggtgaagtcttagagacggtattccatcaacggctataagtatcgagcttataaggagggagttgatgtttcgaagtctacgttaagcaatggggtttcgTGAATTCAAtcaagggttggactactatggaaccctaaatgaagtaattaagctttcttattatgccgagcaaagggtttatagggttatattgtttaaatgtgattggattgataattccccacaaggacttagtatccataaggtttatggacttgtagatgtaaacgagaaaaagaaacttcgtggacataacccatttgtggcagcttttcaagtcgatcaagtttgttatgctccttatccaaccattaagaaaggtaatcaaggtattcagtggtccgcggtttttaaaaccaaggcaagatcacaagttgatggtcctattgaagaaagtgtctttcaagaagatgtggttgtgaatgatcactcaatttcaccgattttgttggaagatatagaggatgaagatgtatacgaagtgacagtggaaagaggtcaaggggaatatgacagagacgtcggagaagaaggggatgaagatgaagttgaagaacttattagatacgaaaatgaggaatcagaggaagaagtaggagtgcttttttcagaagatgaacctgttttgatttgtagtgatagtgatagtgaggaggactagttgtaattgtacaattattaaacattcaataaaatttgctctccgttttttattacttgtcgttctagcctatttggttttttgttttatacatgtcgttttagcttaacatcaatagtgtgtttcaatttccaaggtttggtcataagaaacctctcaattcagcaaataaaatgcattaaagaagaggcaagtggtaattagttcacagttttccatagttagtgtttgtttcaatttttatatatataccctgcagaaatggatgttttgaactaacgattttttctttgaactaacaatttgaattgttttcatgcagtgattatgccgaacatttttcgccgtTTGATTGGGAGCAATAGTAAGGCAAATGCATCTCAACAGAATCGGGAGGACGACGAGGTTGAGGATGAGGAAGATCCTGAACCTCCATCACGAAGACAGGAGAACATGCAGGTGACTCTCTCAGCGGCCCGTGCTCGGCCAGATCATTTTTGGTaattttatgttaattttttaagttttaaaaaacttaacatttacagttttaatttcaaatatttgtgtatttttcaggtgggatgacgaaccaatcaagaaatatgttacttggtcgttcacccgtaacacaggagatgagtacttcactaggtggggtgaagcgagtaacgcacagcgtcagaagatgtggagttactttgcggtaattatgtttttcaataataattttcttaagtttataataattttcttaagtttataagaattttcataagttttatataactaatttcacatttgtttttgaaacagagtcatgtaagatccatcgatcccGAGTATGATCCTATTCCCGAGTAGCAAAGCGGGTAACGAGGCGAATTACCACtcttattaatggactaaaatataacaagaaaccgccaaagtgggTGTCTGCTACTTGGTTggagaaccttaggaataggccaaatgatcctacttttgccaaacattcgaaaatcaacacggcaaataggaagtcgggtgggaaagatgggaaagcattgggcacccacactcttggtcggaagagttgctccgatgctttcaaggaattggtaagtattgtttatattgcttttaaaaagtggttaatatatatgattgacaaatatatacttgattttacttgtttccatactaatttcagggtcaagaggccaccccccacaagatgttcatgaagacgaagaaaaataagaagggcgagtgggttaaccctcgagcAGCTGAGATTGAGGTAAATtcttgtatttaatttaatatttatttttattacaaagaacgataatctctttcttataaagataggtatatatatatcatttcgacgattttctatttttttcagcGTGATTTCCAAGCGGAGATGAGTCGACCATTGCCACCGGACAGTCTCTCCGACGAGATTCGGGCCTACTACAAGGCTGTAGGaggctttgacgagaagaaccggatgtttgggaccggagatacaggggcccaaatatggtatgatcttcctcctaacaaagctggccgacggtctttGTCTTATactcctagcatgatttcacagctttccacccaaatgaatgatgagcgagccggtcgagttgctcttgaaagacaggttcgtgaacaggctgaagaaatggcggcaatgagaaaggcttgggctgatgACGGGTTTGgacacgtgttcacaatttcctactccacatagacgggatgactttgggggtggtgatgacgggtttggaggtacTGGTAGTTTTATGGAGCCTATAATAACTTAGAGCctttaagttagagcctttaggttagagcctttaggttagaactttagtttagttagtattgtcgtctagtagggagtatgaaagacatggtaagacaattctctttcgtgtttaatttgtaagacaatgtacaaatttgactatgtttttatgtaaaacaatttgcgtccccttctcttttgttgtctattgattcccgcattagcggtcgacgtgaaaatggattcccgcttggcggtcgacgattggatgtgttttgcaggttttggttatgttccgggtgtaactccggagcaggatttgttaccacgtaagcttgtagaatgatgactttgcttgactcttcctttcggcctctcctgaaacaatgaacaaactgaggcctcggcttggcaccgagcgaactcactccgacgctcaagtcagtaaacttaaaggggattaagttgtgtgttacttggcacaaagtatattgtagagagataagggagtttataccagattagtgtgtttagttgattattttcggatcctttcctcaatgagggttgaggagtatttatagactttcaccttttgtcacgtagtggccaagtggccaagtggcagagcaggtggaaagactgttctacccacggccgagggacccatggcaggccggcgggccctgttgactccatgccgaggggtcttggatgtgagtacgcggatgtgtatccCGGGGCTAGTTGCTGGCCGAGACCCAGTGAATGACAGCCGTTGCGTCGGTTAGGGCATCCAAggtgttgacttctttgtggatatctttgaccttgctcaatatgttgactcggtcgggggtgcgaatatgccccatcaatttgccccagcgtagtctatgccgtggtatggaccttcgccgagtgttgagcgtattttgcgcaagtaaaaatttcgccccggcttcttcttcctcggcttggttctcgcTTAGGCCGTATcagtatccccctccacatggatgtgtaaagggcatcaaatgtggaaaagaaaatggcgctggccgagactgaggttgtgagtgccgtgtgctttcgattgcccccagccggtgctgccaagctcggttgaacagcgggccgtttggcaagtagataccaaggatcgtgttgaagaagatacgtcgattggcattctgtcaaggagcgtgttgaagaagttttgtaactgtttgtcgattgacattccatggctgcatgcttgacacgtggctcggcgttgattggttgacgcttcatgggctttgccttgattggtccgtttcacgggctttgctctataaatagagcagttagcccctgattttggccgccaaaaattcactttctcaaaaaaaaaatttcttctctctagccttctttgacgaaacttctctctagtcttcaaagcgttactcggcgtaacacttttccaaggtaaacaaacaaattcttcaacttttatttattaagtatttgttgtcatgtcttctgctgatgctggacctagtaatcctgcgccggggggCTCCCTGTTGCgccctgatgaagaggaggcactggttgCCACCCCGTTAACCGTTGGGGGTCCCAGGCCGCTTTCCCCTGAGATTGATCCAAAATATTTGGAGGATTTCgaggatgatggtgatgatgtttatgatgacggtgatgatgttgatgatgatggtgatgatgacgaaaggactcattccgatgaagagaggccgcatctcttggatcacggcgacgcctgtaagatcggtcctgatcgtgcttggacgaacaagttcgccgaTTGTTCAGTTCGAACTTTttgaacatcatttctccttcggcagggagtataagattgttattcctaaagagggtcaggccgtctgttgccctcccccgggttgtatcggcgtatatatcagacacctagagtatgggctccggtttcctctgaatgactACGTCGTTGCCATTATTAAAGCGATGAACGTcatcgtggcccaactgcatccgttgcccatcaggacgattattggttttgtatggttgtgtcttttcaaaggggaggccctaacggtgaacctcttccgccggctccaccatctcaAACCAACTACCCTAGGCGGCCATGGATGGTATAGCATACAAACCGAGTCGGGCTTCGTCACTGTGACCAAGCTGacgtcttgcaaggactggaggttccggaggattatccgctgcctcggtccttccagcaccgcgtcaatttgcggtgcgagagaaAAGAGGAGCATGATAAATacgtctcccggagtaagcttaagatggatgccaacagggtccctcttaatgaggatgaaaaacgggcaatgaggctgtttgaggccgaGAGGGATGGggcgccgaagggatggatgcccccgacgcagatcgttcttcaggatgagctgctctgccacgtcggcctcataccggccctcgaacggggtgagtggggtcggtgtgaggcccatctttgctttttatgcttctgttTTTGAACTTGTGTCATTTCTTTTGCTTAATTCCTGCTTTGTCTCTTTTGCAGACCGCTTTGGCCCGGAACTGTCTGCCGAGACCCTCAAGAGGTTAGGACTTGACAAGGACGGGAaagttgttgatttgcatcctaaggccgcgacacgtgatcgcagaccggccccaaaTGACCTTATGGATCAGCAGTTGAAGGTTTTGGATGCGGGGGCGGCTCAGAGGAAGATCGCcggtaacatgccgcgccgaaagCCAAGAGCAACGTCtatggcggcgacggcgtcaacttcagTTCAAACTTCAATCCCTGCAGTccaaaaggagaaggtggtggtcgtTGTTGATGtcgaagaggaggtcaccgttaaAGAGGAATCTCCTCTTTTACGTAAGAGAAAAGAGACAGCGTCTACTGCTGCCGCTACTACTGCTACCGAGGCCGGCAAAGACATgggtcctccaaccaagaaggccaagctgTGCAGATCTAACTCCGTGGCTCGGTTtctggttcattaggcgttccgatGACAgggctctctggcatgtcaatgaacgttgacatggatgctttgtccgaattttttgtaaatcaaccgccgccgtctaccggtccCTCTGAATGGCGATTAGAGAagcggcctgtgcagacgggtgATAAGAATGCCGCCGTCGTCTCCTCCTCCCCGAAGCCTTCCCCGCCTAGATTAGGAAGATCTTTGGCGAAGTGGGTGGGCGACGTGGCCGtgctcacattatggagcaagaaaaggtcatggctgaagctgcccctgcgcttgaacggcttaggctcgagcttgccgcctctaagaaggaggccgaagaGTCGGCGAAGGACTTCCAGGCTGCTAAGAAAGGCCTccttgctgagcgaaagcttagggaggaagcagacaaggcggtcctagccgagagggccaaggttgaggctgcggaggGCCGACGCCGCTAAGGcatggaggagcgggacaagctTCAGTCGCTTTCGACTTTCTTTGTTgagaagagggaagaatggaagtctctgtATTTGGCTCGGTCGAAGGCGCACAGAATACAAGGGCTACCCTCGCCCGAAGGAgatggacattgagacgctccaaactgacgtcatccctaacatgtgcgcccaataccgggaccaggccgaagaagcTACCAGGGAAGTAATCAGAGAGTTCTTTCCtgacggctccttcccgtggcaaataTTCGACCAGCTGCTTGATGATAAGGTGGCTGCTGCGGATGCAAAGGCTGCGGAGGAGACAGAGGCtaagaaggccgctgaggaggctgcggagaaggcggcccatgctgaaaaggtgaaggcggccagggaggaggctgagagggcaaaggcggtGAAGGCGCCAAGTCGGCTCTGGGTCGCCCACGATGGTGATGCCGTTCTGCTGCTGGCGATGGCGAGCGAAtcgagcatagggagacgggcggtcgtcacggattcaccggcatctcggatagcccactgttcgggggccaactattgagcctttcctccctgccatcttttggcacttaatgtcttatgtctgtaaccttttgctgttCCTTCTCTTTTTGtaaactcttggtaggttgtgtttaggctatcccaatggggacggccgtcgacttatTTCTTGTATTACCTGCAAATactttaataagagtttgcttattttgcctccggcttggccgaggtctttatctcattttcatctgagttgtcttctttcgttattaattgagcgtttTTTTCCGtttctaccttcggcttggccgaggcagttagaatgcgcatctcaactgtacttaacgtttttaaacatgttggcgtgtcggtcgcttcctccaccgcccgaggcgatcagatttgcgtttcccaaccgtcgttgtgaacatgttagcgtatcagtcgttgtgtccccgtcactctcggtctggccgaggcaatcggggttacggcgcgacagcgttcgtatctgtagacgtgttgatcgcttcctctttcactctcggcctggccgaggcgtccgatttgcgtttctcaaccgtacttatacgttcctaagcatgttagaTCAACTGCTGTggggcaagtcgcgtttccctcgtcacccccggctttggccgaggtgatcgagtttacgttttgactgctgtTGTAAATATCTTGGTATGACTATGGGAGGGACACTTCATTTTGATCGAAAACTTGGaacattcttcattagatataatcaagcgttggggtgcccacaacggtctcggacacctccgccgctatacgaagtattttctaagattgtcggtgttccagtggctcattagaggcactcctcCATGTCTGTCGGCCGTATgtaccggcctcatttcttcaaccactttgtagggtccttcccagttggccgtcattttgccatggatgtttcctttgttggtggcggccgactttcttaggaccagatctcctactcttaggtcccttttgtggacccttcggttgtaggctcttctcattctgttttggtaaacggctaagttgagccgtgccgtgtctagactttcttcgaccaggtctagggaggctttcaagCCTTCCTCATTTTtgactgggttaaaggtttgcgttctgaatgtgcttcaattggtaggatggcttcagacccatagacaagatggaatggactgtatcccgttgtttctttctccgtggttctaagggaccacaggacgccgggtagttcatcagcccaccttccctttagatcttcaaccttcttttttagcccgtttaggattgttttattagctgcctccgcctgcttGTTGCTCTGacggtggcagacggaggagtatgcaaacttgataccgagctcttctagccagttcatcaccatgtcactccaaaactctcggccgtggtcaaataccatgacttggggtaacccaaaacgagttatgatgttctcccagattacctttcttacggccgccgtggtcttggcaggtaccgcgacagcttcgacccatttggtgaagtaatcaacggcgacaattaggtacttccttcctccggaggccgtcggaaatggccctaataaatccatcccccactgtgcaaatggtaggggctAAGTCTTGGTTATAAGTCTCGGGAGGGTGCGTGTATCACGGAGCATGCATCCGAcgttcttgcacttcttggtcttagctctggaatcctcaagcatggtaggcgagaagtagccggctcggagagctttgtgggctagcgttcttgcccccatgtgatgtccacggatgccttcgtgaatttacGTCACAAGATGAGCCCCGCGTCGGGCTActggccgacacatttcaaaagtggtcttattacggaccttctgtatagttctccttcgaacaccaagtaccttgcggcgatcctctttatcttctgagagagactgcagtcctccggtaactcttttgttagtttgtatttcattatcagagtcatccacgtcgtctcggcttctatgtcgcccaccatgccgacggtctcagtgatgcttttagcattcctgatatctaccagcacggttcggctgacattcttgatgcttgaactggcaagttttgagagagcgtcggctcggttgttttcagacctggggatgcattggatttggaaagatttcaattttgcggtgtcagcttttaccctttccaggtatcttaccatcccgtcgtctcgagcctcatactctcctctgatttggttagtcaccaatagtgagcctgtcttcaacacaatgtgttccgccccggcagctctagctagctcgactccggttatcaccgcctcgtattcggattcgttgtttgaggccaagaaggtaaacttcaaggcgtactcaaactcgtccccgtttgggctgatgataaggatgccgactcctgagctgtttgccgtggacgacccgtcggtgtatacttcccacactccgggatttggttcttcttggtatgtgcactcggccaggaagtccgcaagtgcctgcccctttatcgagggcctcggctttgTATTGAATCTTGccggccggatagctctactgcccatttgatgagcctgccggattgttcaaatttttccaatgttttctccaatggttggtcggttaagaccgtcataggatgcgcgtcgaagtaaggtttcagtttccttgtggcaacgacgacagcaaaggctgctttttcaatcagtgggtaatttctttcggcgagTAGcgtgtatggtgacaaagtagattgggtgctttctttgcttgtcttcttctcgatgattacgacgaccgtggccgaggtaactaatctatgtatagatatagcgtctccccgatCGGCACAGacggggtcgggagagtttgaagatgagctttcgattgcacTGAAAGTCAGCGTGCTCTTTCCTCCCccagtgaagtctttattccccttcaacactttgaagaatggggtgttTTTGttggctgaccgagagatgaaacgggcgagagccgccatcctcccggtcaatatcataacctcttttcgattcctcggcgccggtaggtccagtattgcttggaatttctctggattggcatcaattccccgccgacaaagtacgccgaggaacttactccggacaccgaagttgcacttcattgggttaagtttcatcttgtatttccttagtgaacaaaatgtttcgctcaagtcggccaagtgctcgctgtcagacttgctttttacaatagcatcgtcgacgtaagcctcgatgtttcacccttttttatcttgaaacactttgtccaccagcctagtgtaagttgcaccagcgtttttcaaaccgaacggcatcattttatacatgtatgtgccgtgtatggtgatgaatgcgcacttaggcatgtcttcttcggccatgaatacctgatggtatcctgagaaggcgtcgagcaggctcagcataaTGTAgtctgccgttgcgtctattaaactatctattcgaggcaagggatagcaatctttagggcatgctttattaaaatttgtaaaatcaacacacatcctccaccccctgatgacttcttcaccattacaacatttgctagccactcagggtaagtacaaggcatgataaagcccgcctctaacagtttatctacctcggccttgatggcttcatccttttcggccgaggagttcctcaacTTCTGCTTGACAAGGCGAgcgttggagagtacgttcagcttgtgaacgatcacctctcggctcacgcctggcatctcggcggctgagtacgcgaagacgtctttgttctttctcagcaggtctaggaggtcggctctgaaCTTTGGCTCCGGACCGACACCGACGCGATtcggtgcgcccgggtcaatttctacttgttcggtctcggctccctcgaccatgctgacgttgttggtgctcatcggatcaccctcctgtcgtaaggatgggcttttccccttctctgatttctttgccactttgagggattgcatgtaacaccctctggcggatatttggacattgacaacttcgtctctctcgtcctttgagacgagcttttgtgcctccccccggtccgagacatacatcaatgtcagggcccggatggacattacaaatcggcctcgctcaaagtaacccgacctatcagaacattgtaggcggacgaaccatcaatgaccacgaactcagataaaacattcttggccgcatcgtcttggccgaacatcaccggcaacctgattgaccccaggggtaccggGCCGGCCCccgagaagctgtatagtgggttggtgcaggggctcaggtcctcaatcttcagaccgagattgaggaagcattccctgaacatgatgttcgtgtaggcgcctgtatcaattaggcacctcttaaccaagtggttggatatgtccatgtggaccaccagcgggtcgctgtgcggggctacgactccttcgtagtctttccttccgatggttatatcggggatggtggaagcggggatcgctgtggtgggcacaaagttgatggcttggtaaagctcatttaggtgccgtttgtgcccattagctgaccctccgttctcgtctCCTCCGGtaaccacctggatcactcccattctCTGAAATACTGATTTCCTGTTCGCCCGACGGAGCTCGTTTCCGGGGTCCCGGCTACATACTTGCCGAGAGCCCCTTTCGGATCGCTCCTAGATGGCGTTCTTGATCTGacgttgtcggtcttatggccgggctggccgtggtaatcgcaaaattggcttgcgtcgccctccgccctcgtcttggggggtcttgctcctttctgcccttcattcttgctcagggcaaagacctcggccggtgatttgaccaggggggtgagaccgtgATACCGCTtttgggtgtatggtcccgaactccccccggcgcccgccgagttctgtttcccgTTAGATTTTTCAGGCCGTGACCGATTaccgtcacggcgaccttcatcagtATTCTCTcggcggctcctcctctctgggtgcccagattcgctgtggcctacccaggtcttgtgttAATCCTCCACCTtcacggctcggtcggccatcctcttggcggagtccaggttgaggtcctcgcatttgatcagctcatttttgagctcgcctttcgggaggcctttcatcagtgcgaaggccgccagttcggtgttcagctcccggatctgctgagcttttgcgtcgaaccttttcacatagcttcgtagagactcatcctccccctgtcggatagtgaggagatccgatgtctccacggcccttctcttgttgcaggcgtactgggctatgaagttatcccttaggtcggcgtagcagtataccgaaccattgggcagccccttgtaccaactctgggccatcccatgcagggttgttgggaagactcggc from Silene latifolia isolate original U9 population chromosome 10, ASM4854445v1, whole genome shotgun sequence encodes:
- the LOC141608441 gene encoding uncharacterized protein LOC141608441, producing MPNIFRRLIGSNSKANASQQNREDDEVEDEEDPEPPSRRQENMQVTLSAARARPDHFWWDDEPIKKYVTWSFTRNTGDEYFTRWGEASNAQRQKMWSYFASHVRSIDPEYDPIPE